A region from the Natronocella acetinitrilica genome encodes:
- a CDS encoding amino acid ABC transporter permease: MNYDWRFDIVWDYREVYFSGAVMTMSISLIAVTMALTIGILLGSLRANRTRFFSPAAAVYIEFVRNTPLLVQIFWFFYCMPVLFGVSFSAFWSATITLGIHFSAYVAEVFRSGISSIDRGQGDAARVMGLSRLQTMRHIILPQAFKRVIPPLVNCFADIVKLSSLAAVIGVYEMLHSINNLIMNSFRPLELYTALAVFYFLLIYPISLTAQLVERRMARSNA; encoded by the coding sequence ATGAACTACGACTGGCGATTCGACATAGTGTGGGATTACCGTGAGGTGTACTTCTCCGGTGCCGTCATGACAATGTCGATCAGCCTGATCGCAGTCACCATGGCTCTCACCATTGGGATTCTGCTCGGATCTCTCAGGGCCAACCGCACACGGTTTTTCTCCCCAGCGGCAGCGGTATACATCGAGTTTGTCCGGAATACGCCGTTGTTGGTGCAGATCTTCTGGTTCTTCTACTGCATGCCCGTGCTATTCGGCGTCTCGTTCTCGGCCTTCTGGTCGGCGACGATTACGCTGGGCATCCACTTTTCCGCCTACGTAGCTGAGGTTTTTCGCTCCGGCATATCGTCAATTGATCGGGGCCAGGGCGACGCGGCGCGAGTCATGGGCCTGTCACGGTTGCAGACCATGCGGCACATCATCCTGCCGCAGGCGTTCAAGCGAGTTATTCCCCCGTTGGTAAATTGCTTCGCAGACATCGTGAAGTTGTCGTCCCTGGCGGCGGTGATCGGCGTCTACGAGATGCTGCACTCCATCAATAACCTCATCATGAACTCGTTCCGCCCGCTGGAGTTATACACGGCGCTAGCAGTCTTCTACTTCCTGCTGATCTATCCGATATCGCTCACCGCGCAGTTGGTCGAGCGCCGAATGGCGAGGAGCAACGCATGA
- a CDS encoding substrate-binding periplasmic protein — protein sequence MQTGITHKPWLRISGLAALLIALLVGMSTLHARSLNDITSSGVLRIGVIPFDQDIIKDPRSGEYGGAFIDAAEYICENMQVRCEYVEVTWQSFVAALQAGRIDVSIASTYSTISRATAVAFSRPIYYLGYKGVTRAGHDRFEDVGELNDSSVRVAVCQGCGQMEWVQSVAPDANLRVVTTEEAAMLEVVTGQADIAIGAASAADNALASQSSLRAALGGHIYSMNQVAWATNYANVELKFFIDTAIGQLIASGALREFAEEHGAPWADAIAN from the coding sequence ATGCAAACCGGAATAACCCATAAGCCCTGGCTGCGTATCTCAGGGCTCGCAGCTCTCCTGATAGCACTGCTCGTTGGCATGTCCACGCTGCACGCCCGATCCTTGAATGACATCACGTCCTCGGGCGTCCTCCGGATCGGTGTGATTCCATTCGATCAGGACATCATCAAGGACCCGCGCTCCGGCGAGTACGGCGGCGCGTTTATCGACGCGGCAGAGTACATCTGCGAGAACATGCAGGTCCGCTGCGAGTACGTCGAAGTCACCTGGCAGTCCTTTGTTGCCGCATTGCAGGCTGGCCGCATTGATGTGTCAATCGCCTCTACCTACTCGACCATCTCCCGGGCCACTGCCGTTGCCTTCAGCCGCCCGATCTATTATCTGGGTTACAAGGGCGTGACCCGCGCCGGGCATGATCGATTTGAGGATGTCGGCGAACTCAACGATTCCAGCGTGCGTGTTGCCGTGTGCCAGGGATGCGGTCAGATGGAGTGGGTGCAGAGCGTGGCACCGGACGCCAACCTGCGCGTCGTGACGACGGAAGAAGCAGCCATGCTTGAGGTTGTGACCGGCCAGGCCGATATTGCCATCGGCGCAGCTTCGGCGGCTGACAACGCGCTCGCATCGCAATCCTCCCTGCGCGCCGCGCTGGGCGGACACATCTACAGCATGAACCAGGTGGCCTGGGCCACCAACTACGCCAATGTCGAGCTGAAGTTTTTCATCGATACCGCCATCGGGCAGCTCATCGCGAGCGGCGCACTGCGGGAGTTTGCCGAAGAACACGGCGCGCCGTGGGCCGATGCCATCGCCAACTGA
- a CDS encoding amino acid ABC transporter ATP-binding protein, translated as MSAAIRSDGQYALELHGVHLRFGANTVLKGLNLKVSPGEVACIIGPSGSGKSTLLRCVAMLEEGFEGEIRIFGESTNHLGRRPWIRPNPATGGAVVGMVFQSFNLWPHMTAARNITAPLELVKGLSKDDALSLAADMLAKVGLKDKADAYPDQLSGGQKQRVAIARALAMKPRIMLFDEATSALDPELVGEVLAVMRNLAEEGMTMLVVTHEMSFAQRVADRVIFMDDGQVVEDGSPDMVLRNPREARTQAFLSAISHELN; from the coding sequence ATGAGTGCGGCCATCCGCAGTGATGGGCAGTACGCTCTTGAGTTGCATGGCGTGCATCTGCGCTTTGGTGCCAACACCGTCCTCAAGGGCCTGAACCTCAAGGTCAGTCCGGGAGAGGTTGCTTGCATCATCGGGCCTTCCGGGTCCGGCAAGAGCACATTGCTGCGGTGCGTGGCAATGCTCGAGGAAGGCTTCGAGGGTGAAATTCGCATCTTCGGCGAGAGTACCAATCACCTCGGGCGGCGACCGTGGATTCGACCGAATCCAGCGACGGGCGGTGCCGTCGTCGGTATGGTCTTTCAGTCGTTCAATCTGTGGCCGCACATGACGGCCGCACGGAATATTACGGCGCCCCTGGAGTTGGTTAAGGGGCTCTCCAAGGACGACGCCCTGTCACTGGCGGCGGACATGCTCGCAAAGGTTGGCTTGAAGGATAAGGCCGATGCCTATCCGGATCAGCTCTCCGGCGGGCAGAAACAACGCGTCGCAATTGCACGGGCCCTGGCCATGAAGCCACGGATCATGCTGTTCGATGAAGCCACCTCGGCGCTGGACCCTGAACTCGTGGGAGAGGTGCTCGCCGTGATGCGCAATCTCGCGGAGGAGGGCATGACCATGCTCGTGGTCACCCATGAGATGTCCTTCGCGCAGCGGGTTGCCGACCGGGTGATCTTCATGGACGACGGGCAGGTGGTGGAGGACGGTTCTCCGGACATGGTCCTGCGCAATCCCCGAGAGGCGCGAACGCAAGCCTTCCTTTCCGCCATCAGTCATGAACTGAACTAA